A segment of the Vibrio aquimaris genome:
AGGTTGCATGCCATTTTCTACCCGTTTTACTCAACAAAATAAAAACACTTGGCACCACAATAAACATTTGCAGAGCGATCATCACATGAGGTTGCATATCTAGCCTCTGCATTAGGGCAACAACTAGGCCGGAACCACTCATTTGAAATAGCCCTAACAATGCAGCTGCCGTACCTGCTTTATCTCCAAACGGTGCCAAAGCTTTACCAGCCGCACCACCGAGGATAAAAGCGAAACTGGCGGAAGATAAGAAAATAGGCAGCATAAAGGCCAATGGGGTTTGGTATTGCGCTAAAAATAGCATCAGTATTCCGCCTATACCTAGTATCAAAATCCCAGTAACCAGCGCATTATAGGTACCATATTTGTCCATAAATTTAGGCGCGCTTAAACAAGCGGCAATATTTACCACAGCATTAATACCAAACCAGAGCGTAAAATTATTCATACTAAGCCCTAAGCCTTCAATTAAAACGACTGGAGCAGAGGTAACATAGGCTAATATCACAGCCATTGAAAACATACACAAGCAGGCATGAAACAAAAAGGACGGCGTATTTAATACTGCCATATAGCGACTGGCTCGAAAAACAGGCTCGCAACTTGGTTTAGGATTTGTCTCCTTCAT
Coding sequences within it:
- a CDS encoding multidrug effflux MFS transporter, which produces MQIVLLVLLVLFSPLAIDIYLPALPQMAESFSVKHALIQDTITWFLFAMGLGQLFAGPLADKLGRRTVALGGVSIYALSALLAWGAQTIEWMLLARLLQGLGACATSVAAFATVRDIFGPNKSGKVISYLNGAICFIPALAPILGSWLTQEFGWRTNFSFMVLFGVLVYLVLAVAMKETNPKPSCEPVFRASRYMAVLNTPSFLFHACLCMFSMAVILAYVTSAPVVLIEGLGLSMNNFTLWFGINAVVNIAACLSAPKFMDKYGTYNALVTGILILGIGGILMLFLAQYQTPLAFMLPIFLSSASFAFILGGAAGKALAPFGDKAGTAAALLGLFQMSGSGLVVALMQRLDMQPHVMIALQMFIVVPSVFILLSKTGRKWHATLA